One window of the Cydia splendana chromosome 18, ilCydSple1.2, whole genome shotgun sequence genome contains the following:
- the LOC134799206 gene encoding uncharacterized protein LOC134799206, protein MQKELSISQKSSKMKVAACLLALVALAASAPQPRKDFHEHFQDFLDLIIQEAGEELGELRATYEQFDEFNAAINYVQSAGFKELIVEMESLPEFQAVVDFLEADNIDITFFLDKIDEVVNAIPSSRRNAREASGTSLTSFLQDSIAILPKEKLDDLFHQKKEEDEVFRNAIDNLFSDEWIATFSALRETPQFHEEAATLHENGIDLHVLIEEVVAIFGQNK, encoded by the exons ATGCAAAAGGAGCTCAGTATCAGTCAAAAGTCTTCCAAAATGAAGGTAGCCGCTTGCTTGCTCGCTCTAGTTGCCCTGGCCGCTTCGGCACCTCAGCCGAGGAAGGACTTCCACGAACACTTCCAGGACTTCCTTGACTTGATCATCCAGGAGGCTGGGGAGGAGTTAGGGGAACTGAGGGCAACTTACGAGCAGTTCGATGAGTTTAACGCTGCGATAAACTACGTGCAGTCCGCCGGTTTCAAGGAACTCATTGTGGAAATGGAGTCGCTGCCCGAGTTCCAAGCT GTGGTTGACTTCCTGGAGGCTGACAATATTGACATCACCTTCTTCCTGGACAAGATCGACGAAGTTGTCA ACGCCATCCCCAGCTCCCGTCGCAACGCTCGCGAGGCCTCCGGCACTTCCCTGACCTCCTTCCTTCAGGACAGCATTGCCATCTTGCCCAAAGAAAAGCTGGACGATCTCTTCCATCAGAAGAAGGAGGAAGATGAGGTGTTCAGGAACGCTATCGACAACCTGTTCTCTGACGAATGGATAGCTACGTTCTCCGCTCTGCGCGAGACTCCTCAGTTCCACGAGGAGGCTGCTACTTTGCACGAAAATGGAATCGACCTTCATGTTTTGATCGAAGAAGTTGTTGCTATTTTTGGGCAGAACAAGTAA